Genomic window (Rossellomorea aquimaris):
GCGTATATGCCGCCTTGGGCATTGGGGTTGGAGTAAAGGGAGGATTCGAGAAAGACGAGTAAAGAAATTGAAGAAAAACGGGTGGTATATATTTCATGAGTACAAACAAAAAAAACGTCAAGAAAGCAGTACGCTTCGCATTATTATTTTATGCTATTTTCATAGGGTTAAGCGGAACTATTTTGTTTTCCGTATTGCTCTTATGGGTTATTCCGAAAGATCAACTCTCATACGTAAGCCTCCCTCTGTCCATGATGGCTCTATTCTTATATGGGACTTGTGTGGCGGCTCTATTGATTCGATCAAAATTCTTCAAGAAAGAGGTCATTGCTAATGAGTAATTCAACTCCCACCCTTCTACCGATCGGAACCGTCGTCAAATTAAAAAAAGTGGAAAAGCCGGTCATGATCTATGGACGACATCAGATACAAAAGAAAACAAACAATATTTTCGATTATATAGCCGTTCCTTATCCGGAAGGTAACCTGACTGACGAATTCAATGTCTTCTTCAATCGTGAGTTGATTGAAGATGTCATGCATCCCGGATTGGTTTCACCAGCCGAAGAGTTAATGAGAGAAAAAGTTGAAGCAGACATTGAAAAAAACCGAAGAAATGAGAACAATCATCGTGAGGACTAAATTTCTTTTTATTTTATTTGTACTGGCATTTTCATTGATTGGCTGCAGTCAGGCTAAAAGTGATCAAACAAGCGAAACAAAGGAAAAAGAGGTTCAGGAAGAAGCACTTGACCCTGGGAAGCTCCTCCCTATCGGAACGGTCGTAAAGCTGAAGCAGGTAGAAAAAAGCGTCATGATCTATGGGTATAATCAAATTCAAAGTAGCACAAATAAGCAGTTCGACTATATCGGCGTCCCTTATCCGGAAGGAAATATTTCGCCCGATTATAATGTATTTTTTAACCGTAATTTAATCGAAGACGCTCTACATAACGGATATGTAACGGATGAAGATAAAAAAATTCGTGAGGAAGCCGATCGCGAGGAAAACACATACTAGGAGGTTTATCTATGTTCTCGGACAATCCATCCCTTAGGAAAATCGTTCGGATCGGGCTGCTTGTATTTGCCATCATGGGCATCATCAGTGGAACACTGCCACTGGCGATCATCAGTCCTGCCATTCTTTCCGGCAATCCAATGCCTGACCAATTTCCGGCATTTGCGATCATTGCTGTTGTCAATTATAGTTTTGCTATCGTTTTACTCTTGGTGCGTTCAAAATTCTTCAAGAAGAGTTCAGATCAGCACTCACAATAGTAAACCAAATACATAAACAAGTTAACATTATACTCCTTCTGTGGGATAATAAAGCAAAAAGGAGTTCCTGCAATGAACGTTACGCCAAAAGTTCAAAATATCACTCAAGAAATGGAAACAAAACGCTTGGAACTAAAATATTTTGCACAATACCACGGTTTCTCACATCCCGCCACTGTGAGACTTAGTCAGGAACTTGATGAACTATTTAACCTATACCACCGATTGAATCAAAAATAAAAATGAAAGGCTGCGCTCGAGCACAGCCTTTCATTTTTATTCTGCTGCTTCCTCTTCCCCTTCGCTCGCCAGGAAGAAAATAGCCGCAACCTTCCATCCATCCTCTTTCTTATGGAAGACGGTCACTTGCTTACCGGAACGGGTCACTTCTTTATCACTGTTCGGGTCCTTCGTGGTCGCTTCAATATCAGCATACACATCTGCTTTTTTACCGGCAGCGTAATTGATGATCTTCACGTTTTCAACCGTACGCTTTGAATCGACGGAGTCAAAGATTTGTTTCACATAACGCTCTTCATCCGCGTATTCGAAATTCACCGGTGTCTTCGAGATGACACTCATGTATGATTCGAAGTCTTCTTCGTTAAATGCATTGATATATTGATCAAAGGCTGCGTTGATCGCCGTTTTCTCTTCTTCCGGGATACCCTCTGCTTCTTTCAGCTCGCTCGCATCCTCAACGATTTGTGTCATTTGATTCAGAGATGCCGCTTCGTCCGTTGCCGGGTCTTCACTTGGCTTTACCTCTTCCGTACTGTTTGTGTTCTCTTCCTTCTTCTCTTCGTCTGCACCACAAGCACCCAGTAGTAATGTACTCATGCCAATTCCCAACATGATTTTCTTCCAATGCTGTTTCGACAATGCTCTTCACCCATTTCTAAAAATTTGCGCTATCTCCATTCTATTGAAAATATTCACAACACTCAAGTTCAATCTCATTTCTTCCTATTAATTATGGTAAAATAATAGCAGGTGATATTATGACGAAAAGCAATAAATACAAACAAATTTTCGAGGATCTCTCTGAAAAAATACAAAATGGTACCTATACAGCGGGTTCGATCCTGCCATCGGAAAACGAGCTCACGATGATCTACGCCACTTCACGTGAGACCATACGTAAAGCGCTTACATTATTGGCGC
Coding sequences:
- a CDS encoding DUF4176 domain-containing protein, giving the protein MSNSTPTLLPIGTVVKLKKVEKPVMIYGRHQIQKKTNNIFDYIAVPYPEGNLTDEFNVFFNRELIEDVMHPGLVSPAEELMREKVEADIEKNRRNENNHRED
- a CDS encoding DUF4176 domain-containing protein; its protein translation is MRTKFLFILFVLAFSLIGCSQAKSDQTSETKEKEVQEEALDPGKLLPIGTVVKLKQVEKSVMIYGYNQIQSSTNKQFDYIGVPYPEGNISPDYNVFFNRNLIEDALHNGYVTDEDKKIREEADREENTY
- a CDS encoding aspartyl-phosphate phosphatase Spo0E family protein, which codes for MNVTPKVQNITQEMETKRLELKYFAQYHGFSHPATVRLSQELDELFNLYHRLNQK